From a region of the Helianthus annuus cultivar XRQ/B chromosome 5, HanXRQr2.0-SUNRISE, whole genome shotgun sequence genome:
- the LOC110941116 gene encoding pentatricopeptide repeat-containing protein At1g63130, mitochondrial-like translates to MLFRSGVLRQSNDLNLATGWLSNQLKDLYLLLRSGVLHQSNAIVLSHPTPGSAKEDLSLFIRDVFTRLQIGGVEFKRKATTLVAKEDIMASSDSSSVNAPINIIRNDQHCPTPMQSDKGLIPILDSSCAVAAIDPIYDIVTDDNFEIPYNTQSYSDFGSSSYVSTSSKTPKRLQFLHKEQKGTFISSVYSSPDGTKFWTPDVDIQYMPSIGSVFQHWDDAIMMYKQYASKAGFSGTTVDFKNVSRDFRLFIGDRDANLFVDTLQARSQNRQNFIFEYVVTNNELRSAFWADFVSLRNYEAFEDVCGFDATYDTNKGLCTNGNIFCARQVFDEMLVSGFEPNVVTYGTLINGMCKMGKVGDAVTLLKKVEGESESVIMYSTVIDTLCKSNHVRRALTLFSEMVENGVVPNVVTYICMMRGLCRFGLREEAVRLLDDMLCRNISLDLQTCNVLLNLISKQGWVADSHSFFDLMVERGMNPDTATYNTLINGYCLVHRLDDARRLFDVMSCARDVITFNVLINGYCKVNKINEALGLFNEMSRQNVNPNVVTYTTLIRGLCLVSKLNEALILFYKMQDCGETANVVTYSTLIDCLCKHERVTDALSLFKLMDGARVAPDVFTFTSVIDGLCKIGDVDAANEIFLELFNKKLQPNVCTYTAMIGGLCRNKRLTEAKELFYRMKESGCAPNVHTYTIMIKGYCRNGKLDEANELFVKMNESGCSPDGCTYNTIIQGFLLQNEFSAAIRYLEKLTENGFCLDAYTEALLLRFQSCGQLEFSAKKVV, encoded by the exons ATGTTGTTCCGTTCCGGTGTTCTTCGTCAATCCAATGACCTCAATTTGGCCACCGGATGGCTCTCAAACCAGCTTAAGGACCTCTATTTGTTGCTTCGTTCCGGTGTTCTTCATCAATCCAATGCTATTGTTCTCTCACATCCTACTCCTGGATCCGCTAAAGAGGATTTGAGTTTGTTTATTCGAGATGTGTTTACACGGTTGCAGATCGGAGGTGTGGAGTTTAAACGAAAGGCAACGACGTTAGTTGCCAAGGAAG ATATTATGGCATCATCTGATTCGTCTTCAGTAAACGCCCCAATCAATATTATTAGAAATGATCAACATTGTCCAACACCAATGCAATCTGATAAAGGGTTAATTCCTATACTTGATTCATCTTGTGCTGTTGCAGCTATCGACCCCATATATGACATTGTGACAGATGATAATTTTGAAATCCCGTATAACACACAGTCATATTCTGATTTTGGTTCATCTTCTTATGTGTCAACTTCATCAAAAACACCAAAACGACTACAATTCCTACATAAGGAACAGAAAG GTACATTTATAAGTTCAGTTTATTCGTCCCCCGATGGTACCAAATTTTGGACTCCCGACGTTGACATTCAATACATGCCATCAATTGGAAGTGTCTTCCAACACTGGGATGATGCTATCATGATGTATAAACAATACGCTTCAAAGGCTGGATTTTCT GGTACTACAGTGGATTTTAAAAATGTAAGTAGAGACTTTCGATTATTCATTGGTGACCGCGATGCAAACCTTTTTGTTGACACCTTACAAGCAAGAAGCCAAAACCGTCAAAATTTCATATTTGAATATGTTGTTACAAATAACGAGCTTCGTTCTGCTTTTTGGGCTGACTTTGTATCCTTACGTAATTACGAAGCTTTCGAAGATGTGTGTGGATTTGATGCTACATATGATACAAACAA GGGGTTATGTACAAATGGGAATATCTTTTGTgcccgccaagtgtttgatgaaatgcttgtgAGTGGATTCGAACCGAATGTTGTGACGTATGGGACGTTGATTAATGGTATGTGTAAAATGGGAAAGGTTGGTGATGCTGTTACGTTATTAAAGAAGGTAGAAGGAGAATCGGAGTCGGTTATTATGTATAGTACTGTTATAGACACACTTTGTAAGAGCAATCACGTTCGTCGTGCTTTGACTCTCTTTTCGGAGATGGTTGAGAACGGGGTTGTGCCGAATGTTGTGACTTACATATGCATGATGCGGGGGTTATGTAGGTTTGGGTTACGCGAAGAAGCCGTACGATTGTTGGATGATATGTTGTGTAGAAACATTTCGCTTGATTTACAGACGTGTAACGTGTTACTGAACTTGATCTCTAAACAAGGTTGGGTAGCGGATTCGCATAGTTTTTTCGATTTAATGGTTGAAAGAGGGATGAATCCCGATACCGCTACTTACAACACGCTAATAAATGGGTACTGTTTGGTTCATAGATTAGACGATGCTAGACGCTTATTCGATGTCATGAGTTGTGCTCGTGACGTTATAACCTTTAACGTTTTGATTAACGGGTACTGTAAGGTTAACAAGATAAACGAAGCATTGGGATTATTCAACGAAATGTCTAGACAAAACGTTAATCCTAATGTCGTTACGTACACTACACTTATTCGCGGTCTATGTCTTGTTTCAAAACTGAACGAAGCacttatattattttataaaatgcAAGATTGTGGCGAAACGGCTAATGTGGTTACTTACAGCACTTTGATAGACTGTTTATGCAAGCACGAAAGAGTTACCGACGCTTTATCTTTGTTTAAGTTAATGGACGGTGCACGCGTGGCACCAGATGTGTTTACTTTCACTAGCGTTATTGACGGGTTATGTAAAATTGGCGATGTCGATGCGGCAAATGAAATTTTTCTCGAACTATTTAATAAAAAGTTACAACCGAATGTATGTACATATACCGCAATGATCGGTGGATTGTGTAGGAACAAAAGATTAACCGAAGCAAAAGAGTTGTTTTATAGGATGAAGGAGAGTGGTTGCGCGCCAAATGTTCATACGTATACTATTATGATTAAGGGCTATTGCAGGAACGGGAAGTTGGATGAAGCAAACGAGTTGTTTGTAAAGATGAACGAGAGTGGTTGTTCGCCAGATGGTTGTACTTATAATACCATTATTCAAGGGTTTCTCTTACAGAATGAGTTTTCAGCCGCGATTCGATATCTTGAAAAATTGACTGAAAATGGGTTCTGTTTAGATGCATATACAGAAGCCTTGTTGCTTAGATTTCAGTCCTGTGGACAGTTAGAATTTTCGGCTAAGAAAGTGGTTTAG
- the LOC110941114 gene encoding uncharacterized protein At5g43822, whose amino-acid sequence MEATVKKYQQKFKKVKDDMDRWDDLQTRLISQFRNASSIIGRLQLLDDPKNYGSLKNIDNIKDSISGKQMESLQMIMLSMNKTLEELNSIILSLAKTYRDAKQQLKGGSIQFSMKQLNQRIGIKPSIADCLEGLRLLHEMYQSEHLLKSSVISALASLALKPSVSDLQSFERLLVDQPNVPKEEVQSIYDVIFAEEIC is encoded by the exons ATGGAGGCAACAGTAAAAAAATATCAGCAGAAATTTAAAAAAGTGAAAGATGACATGGACCGATGGGATGATCTCCAGACTAGATTAATTTCACAGTTCAGAAACGCTTCTTCCATCATTGGACGGCTACAG TTGCTTGACGATCCCAAAAACTATGGGTCCTTGAAAAATATAGATAACATAAAAGATTCAATCTCTGGAAAGCAGATGGAATCCCTACAGATGATCATGCTCTCaatgaataaaacttt GGAGGAATTAAATAGTATTATTTTATCGCTTGCAAAAACGTATCGTGATGCTAAGCAGCAATTAAAAGGCGGTTCGATTCAGTTCTCAATGAAGCAATTAAATCAACGGATCGGCATAAAACCAAGTATTGCAGACTGCTTAGAAGGGCTTCGGCTTCTTCACGAGATGTATCAATCAGA GCACCTTCTTAAATCGTCAGTGATTTCTGCACTTGCGAGTCTTGCCCTGAAGCCGAG TGTTAGTGATTTACAATCTTTTGAACGGCTTTTGGTAGATCAACCTAATGTCCCCAAAGAAGAAG TGCAATCCATATATGACGTCATATTTGCTGAAGAAATCTGTTGA
- the LOC110943511 gene encoding uncharacterized protein LOC110943511 — protein sequence MVEVCHGKNNQRSFLPLNGNIRGCWENIVNSISNLRFNGKGLNNLILGKVANGEDIRFWLNTWTGDSPFVERWTHLFGLELSKLCRVAERRLVNQGNGGFTWNWSRQPESDVELKEWQECHEILNRISLNNNKDLWKWNNDNQEGFSVKAVKLALIEDIDDDHPPNFEWCKWVPLKCNIMVWRGNLDRLATRVNLRRRIVNITSVMCPLCEELEETIKHLFTACSLVDRVWSAFSAWCNFPQIYAFAFKDIMEIHKFTQLSKKAKTLIQGLMFITCWCIWKGRNEMVF from the coding sequence ATGGTGGAAGTTTGCCATGGTAAAAACAATCAAAGGAGCTTCCTTCCGCTAAATGGTAACATTAGGGGATGTTGGGAAAATATTGTGAATTCGATATCCAACTTGAGATTTAACGGGAAGGGTTTAAATAATCTGATTTTAGGTAAGGTTGCGAACGGGGAGGATATTCGTTTTTGGTTAAACACTTGGACGGGCGATTCGCCTTTCGTAGAAAGATGGACACATTTGTTCGGTTTGGAATTGTCTAAATTATGCAGGGTAGCGGAAAGAAGGTTAGTGAACCAAGGAAATGGCGGATTTACGTGGAATTGGTCTAGACAGCCGGAGTCGGATGTGGAGCTTAAGGAGTGGCAGGAATGTCATGAGATTCTTAATAGGATTTCGCTTAATAATAATAAGGATTTATGGAAGTGGAACAACGACAATCAGGAAGGTTTTTCGGTGAAGGCTGTCAAATTGGCTTTAATTGAGGACATAGATGACGATCATCCCCCTAACTTTGAATGGTGTAAATGGGTGCCTCTCAAATGCAATATTATGGTGTGGAGAGGTAATTTGGATAGACTTGCTACGAGAGTTAATTTAAGAAGAAGGATTGTGAATATTACTTCGGTTATGTGCCCTCTTTGCGAAGAGTTAGAGGAAACGATAAAGCATTTATTTACTGCTTGTTCGTTGGTGGATAGGGTCTGGTCGGCATTCAGTGCTTGGTGTAACTTTCCTCAGATTTATGCCTTCGCTTTCAAAGACATTATGGAGATTCACAAGTTCACGCAACTAAGTAAGAAAGCTAAGACTCTCATCCAAGGTTTGATGTTTATCACGTGTTGGTGTATTTGGAAAGGAAGAAATGAAATGGTGTTCTAA